The following coding sequences lie in one Fusarium poae strain DAOMC 252244 chromosome 1, whole genome shotgun sequence genomic window:
- the RPL30 gene encoding 60S ribosomal protein L30 (BUSCO:57128at5125), translating into MAPVKKSKKDANSINSKLALVMKSGKVTLGYKSTLKSLRSGKAKLIIIAGNTPPLRKSELEYYSMLSKAPIHHFSGNNIELGTACGKLFRCSTMAILDAGDSDILSDQQA; encoded by the exons ATGGCCCCCgtcaagaagagcaagaaggatGCCAACAGCATCAACTCCAAGTTGGCGCTTGTTATGAAGTCCGGAAAGG TCACTCTTGGTTACAAGTCTACCCTCAAGAGCCTCCGATCCGGCAAGGCCAAGCTCATCATCATTGCTGGCAACACTCCTCCTCTCCGCAAGTCTGAGCTCGAGTACTACAGCATGTTGTCCAAGGCCCCCATCCACCACTTCTCTGGCAACAAC ATCGAGCTCGGTACCGCCTGCGGTAAGCTCTTCCGATGCTCCACCATGGCCATTCTCGACGCTGGTGACTCCGACATCCTCAGCGACCAGCAGGCTTAA